A single genomic interval of Mycolicibacterium holsaticum DSM 44478 = JCM 12374 harbors:
- a CDS encoding GtrA family protein has translation MSFTDATIARLPRPLRPHLERHHELIKFAIVGATTFVIDSAVFYTLKLTVLEPKPVTAKIIAGIVAVIASYILNREWSFRDRGGRERHHEALMFFGVSGVGVLLSMAPLYFSSYVLMLRVPEVSLTVENIADFISAYIVGNLLQMAFRFWAFRRWVFPDEFGRNPDKAIESTLTVGGIAEALEDHAEHVRGTGTVTPLRRPNRRARRLDQLGDSSEPSVSKTS, from the coding sequence GTGTCCTTTACCGATGCCACGATCGCGCGGCTACCCCGCCCGCTTCGACCGCACCTGGAACGGCACCACGAACTGATCAAGTTCGCGATTGTGGGCGCGACCACATTCGTCATCGATTCGGCGGTGTTCTACACGCTCAAGCTGACCGTGCTGGAGCCCAAACCCGTCACGGCGAAGATCATCGCCGGCATCGTCGCGGTGATCGCGTCCTACATCCTCAACCGCGAATGGAGCTTCCGGGACCGCGGCGGCCGGGAACGCCACCACGAGGCGCTGATGTTCTTCGGGGTCAGCGGCGTTGGCGTGCTGCTGTCCATGGCCCCGCTGTATTTCTCCAGCTACGTGCTGATGTTGCGGGTTCCCGAGGTCAGCCTGACCGTGGAGAACATCGCCGACTTCATCTCGGCCTACATCGTCGGCAACCTGCTGCAGATGGCGTTCCGGTTCTGGGCGTTCCGGCGCTGGGTGTTCCCCGACGAGTTCGGCCGCAACCCCGACAAGGCCATCGAATCCACCCTCACTGTGGGTGGGATCGCCGAGGCGCTGGAGGACCACGCCGAACACGTGCGCGGGACAGGCACCGTCACGCCGCTGCGCCGCCCCAACCGGCGCGCCCGGCGGCTGGATCAGCTCGGTGACTCCTCCGAGCCCAGCGTGTCGAAGACTTCGTGA
- a CDS encoding PH domain-containing protein: protein MGYPDNVLATDEQVVLHRHPHWKRLIGPILILLLATALAAFGAGYVNQTGWDLTARNVVLIVIGAVWLVIVGWLTLWPFLNWWTTHFVITDRRVMFRHGVLTRSGIDIPLARVNSVEFRHGLLDRMLRTGTLIIESASQDPLEFYDIPRVERVHSLLYHEVFDTLGSEESPS, encoded by the coding sequence ATGGGATATCCGGACAACGTGCTGGCCACCGACGAACAGGTGGTGCTGCACCGCCATCCGCACTGGAAGCGGCTGATCGGCCCGATCCTGATTCTGCTGCTGGCGACCGCGCTGGCGGCGTTCGGCGCGGGTTACGTCAACCAGACCGGATGGGACCTGACCGCGCGCAACGTCGTGCTCATCGTGATCGGGGCCGTCTGGCTGGTGATCGTGGGATGGCTCACGCTGTGGCCGTTCCTCAACTGGTGGACAACGCATTTCGTCATCACCGACCGGCGGGTGATGTTCCGTCACGGGGTGTTGACGCGCTCGGGTATCGACATCCCGCTGGCCCGGGTCAACAGCGTCGAGTTCCGGCACGGCCTGCTCGACCGGATGCTGCGCACCGGCACCTTGATCATCGAGTCAGCGTCGCAGGATCCGCTCGAGTTCTATGACATCCCGCGGGTGGAGCGGGTGCACTCGCTGCTGTATCACGAAGTCTTCGACACGCTGGGCTCGGAGGAGTCACCGAGCTGA
- a CDS encoding LCP family protein, whose translation MPARTLRVIAVSAALLIVIGTGAAWGKIRSFEAGINHISPVALGGGGEDGAIDILLVGMDSRTDAHGNPLSQDELAMLRAGDDEATNTDTIILVRVPNNGASATAISIPRDSYVQAPGVGKMKINGVYGSVHLEKMKELVEEKGMDPDVAEPMAAEAGREALIKTVANLTGVTVDHYAEIGLLGFSLITDALGGVDVCLKEAVYEPLSGADFPAGWQKLNGPQALSFVRQRHDLPRGDLDRVTRQQAVMASLAHEVISGKTLSSPATLNRLQEAVQRSVVLSDGWDVMEFAEQLQNLAAGNVAFATIPWLQENGWSDDGMQSVVRVDPPAVKEWVAGLLTDQDEGKTEELAYTPDKTAVDVVNGTDVNGLAAAVAQVLTNKGFTRGSTGNHEGSPPSGSQVQAGSTDDLGAKAVSADLGGLPVVEDPSVPPGTVRVLLADDYTGPGSGLDGSDSTLSSFDALAAGSTGSTDGAPPPEPTIITAGSDDPQCVN comes from the coding sequence ATGCCCGCGCGCACGCTTCGTGTCATCGCCGTGTCAGCGGCACTGTTGATCGTGATCGGTACGGGCGCGGCGTGGGGCAAGATCCGTTCGTTTGAAGCCGGCATCAACCACATATCCCCTGTCGCGCTCGGCGGCGGCGGCGAAGACGGTGCGATCGACATCCTGCTGGTCGGCATGGACAGCCGCACCGACGCCCACGGCAACCCGTTGTCGCAGGACGAACTCGCGATGCTGCGCGCGGGCGACGACGAGGCCACCAACACCGACACGATCATCTTGGTGCGGGTGCCCAACAACGGTGCATCCGCGACGGCGATCTCGATCCCGCGCGACTCCTACGTGCAGGCACCCGGCGTGGGCAAGATGAAGATCAACGGCGTGTACGGCTCGGTCCATCTGGAGAAGATGAAGGAACTCGTCGAGGAAAAGGGCATGGATCCGGACGTGGCCGAGCCGATGGCTGCCGAAGCCGGTCGTGAGGCGCTGATCAAGACCGTGGCCAACCTGACCGGTGTCACCGTCGACCACTACGCCGAGATCGGGCTGCTCGGCTTCTCGTTGATCACCGACGCGCTGGGCGGCGTCGACGTGTGCCTGAAAGAAGCTGTCTACGAACCGCTTTCGGGTGCGGACTTTCCGGCGGGCTGGCAGAAACTCAACGGGCCGCAAGCGTTGAGCTTCGTGCGGCAACGCCACGATCTGCCACGCGGTGACCTCGACCGGGTGACCCGCCAGCAGGCGGTGATGGCCTCGCTCGCCCACGAGGTGATCTCCGGTAAGACGCTGTCCAGCCCGGCCACGCTGAACCGGTTGCAGGAGGCGGTGCAACGCTCGGTGGTGCTGTCCGACGGTTGGGACGTCATGGAATTCGCCGAGCAGTTGCAGAACCTCGCGGCCGGTAACGTCGCCTTCGCCACCATTCCGTGGCTGCAGGAGAACGGCTGGAGCGACGACGGGATGCAGAGCGTGGTGCGGGTGGATCCGCCCGCGGTCAAGGAGTGGGTGGCCGGCCTGCTGACCGACCAGGACGAAGGCAAGACCGAAGAGTTGGCGTACACACCGGACAAGACCGCCGTCGACGTCGTCAACGGCACCGACGTCAACGGCCTGGCCGCCGCAGTCGCACAGGTGCTCACCAACAAGGGCTTCACCCGAGGCAGCACCGGCAACCACGAGGGCAGCCCGCCGAGCGGCAGCCAGGTGCAGGCGGGATCCACCGACGACCTTGGCGCCAAGGCGGTTTCCGCTGATCTCGGCGGGCTTCCCGTCGTCGAGGATCCCTCGGTGCCGCCGGGCACCGTGCGGGTGTTGCTGGCCGACGACTACACCGGCCCCGGATCCGGTTTGGACGGCAGTGATTCGACGCTGAGTTCCTTCGACGCGCTCGCTGCCGGGTCGACCGGCTCGACCGACGGCGCTCCGCCACCGGAACCCACGATCATCACCGCGGGCTCCGATGACCCGCAGTGCGTCAACTAG
- a CDS encoding acyl-CoA dehydrogenase gives MAIGNPSFSDFKLSDEHNELRAVLRDLCEKEIAPYAADVDEKARYTDEALAALTASGMAAIHIPEEYGGQGGDSVAACIVIEEVARVCASSSLIPICNKLGTMGLLLRGSEELKKQVLPSIAAGDATASYALSEREAGSDAASMRTRARREGDEWVLNGAKCWISNGGHSTWYTVMAVTDPDKGANGISAFVIHKDDPGFSIGAKEKKMGIKGSPTTELYFEDCRIPSDRIIGDEGTGFKTALATLDHTRPTIGAQAVGIAQGALDASIEYVKERKQFGKRIADFQAVQFMLADMAMKTEAARLMVYTAAARAERGEPNLGFISSASKCFASDVAMEVTTDAVQLFGGYGYTIDFPVERMMRDAKITQIYEGTNQIQRVVMSRALLK, from the coding sequence ATGGCGATCGGCAACCCGTCCTTCAGCGATTTCAAGCTGTCCGACGAGCACAACGAGTTGCGGGCGGTGCTTCGTGACCTGTGCGAGAAAGAGATCGCGCCCTACGCCGCCGACGTCGACGAGAAGGCGCGCTACACCGATGAGGCGCTGGCGGCGCTGACCGCGTCGGGCATGGCGGCCATCCACATTCCCGAGGAGTACGGCGGGCAGGGCGGTGACTCCGTGGCGGCGTGCATCGTCATCGAAGAGGTGGCCCGGGTGTGCGCGTCGTCGTCGCTGATCCCGATCTGCAACAAGCTGGGCACGATGGGCCTGTTGTTGCGCGGCAGTGAGGAACTCAAGAAACAGGTACTGCCGTCCATCGCCGCCGGTGACGCAACGGCGTCGTATGCGCTCTCAGAGCGAGAGGCGGGCAGCGACGCGGCGTCGATGCGCACCCGGGCCCGCCGCGAGGGCGACGAATGGGTGCTCAACGGCGCCAAGTGCTGGATCTCCAACGGCGGCCACTCGACCTGGTACACGGTGATGGCGGTGACCGATCCGGACAAGGGCGCCAACGGCATCTCGGCTTTCGTCATCCATAAGGACGACCCCGGGTTCTCGATCGGTGCCAAGGAAAAGAAGATGGGCATAAAGGGATCGCCCACCACCGAACTGTACTTCGAGGACTGCCGCATCCCCTCCGACCGGATCATCGGCGATGAAGGCACCGGCTTCAAGACCGCGCTGGCCACCCTGGACCACACCCGCCCGACCATCGGGGCCCAAGCTGTCGGCATCGCCCAGGGCGCGCTGGACGCCTCCATCGAATACGTCAAGGAGCGCAAGCAATTCGGCAAGCGCATCGCCGACTTTCAGGCCGTGCAGTTCATGCTGGCCGATATGGCGATGAAGACCGAGGCCGCGCGGCTGATGGTCTACACCGCAGCCGCGCGCGCCGAACGCGGCGAGCCCAACCTGGGTTTCATCTCATCGGCGTCGAAGTGTTTTGCCTCCGACGTCGCGATGGAGGTCACCACCGACGCGGTCCAGTTGTTCGGCGGCTACGGCTACACCATCGATTTTCCCGTCGAGCGGATGATGCGCGACGCCAAGATCACCCAGATCTACGAGGGCACCAACCAGATTCAGCGCGTGGTGATGTCCCGCGCGCTGCTCAAATAA
- a CDS encoding class I SAM-dependent methyltransferase has translation MSRNLARYRAIGHRVVTGFLQPEVLLLLDVLNTAQRSDQVSGAVAEIGVHHGKLFIGLQLLQRPGERSVAIDIFGDQELNVDGSGHGDLAKFVNNMNLWSSMDDVAIHQGDSTKLLPETLRELAGGDIRFFSVDGGHTDEIVFSDMKLAEATLADGGVVIADDVFNQQWPGVAVGTLRYLESGAKLAPFLIGFNKVFFAQPDYCGRYRSAVESAVDGKLRLATADSVFAGHDVGLVASQGVVDLLRRSATMRSLYHRAYRDMVRGLQFVSHRGGSGQ, from the coding sequence ATGTCACGCAATCTCGCACGGTACCGGGCCATTGGGCACCGGGTCGTCACGGGCTTCCTACAGCCAGAGGTGCTGTTGCTGCTCGATGTGCTGAACACGGCCCAGCGCTCCGACCAGGTCTCGGGCGCAGTCGCCGAAATCGGCGTGCACCACGGCAAGCTCTTCATCGGGTTGCAGTTGCTGCAGCGGCCCGGGGAGAGGTCGGTCGCGATCGACATCTTCGGCGATCAGGAGCTCAACGTCGACGGATCCGGGCACGGCGACCTGGCGAAATTCGTGAACAACATGAACCTGTGGTCGTCGATGGACGACGTCGCGATCCACCAGGGTGATTCGACGAAGCTCCTGCCGGAGACGCTGCGCGAGCTGGCAGGCGGTGACATCCGCTTCTTCAGCGTCGACGGCGGCCACACCGACGAGATCGTGTTCTCCGACATGAAGCTCGCCGAGGCCACGCTCGCCGACGGCGGCGTCGTCATCGCCGATGACGTGTTCAACCAGCAGTGGCCCGGCGTCGCGGTCGGAACGCTGCGCTACCTGGAAAGCGGGGCCAAGCTTGCCCCGTTCCTGATCGGGTTCAACAAGGTCTTCTTCGCCCAGCCCGACTACTGCGGGCGCTATCGGAGCGCGGTGGAGTCCGCCGTCGACGGCAAGCTGCGGCTGGCGACCGCCGACTCGGTCTTCGCCGGGCACGACGTGGGCCTGGTCGCCTCCCAGGGCGTCGTCGACCTGCTGCGACGCAGCGCGACGATGCGATCGCTCTATCACCGGGCGTACCGTGACATGGTGCGTGGCCTGCAGTTCGTCTCGCATCGGGGCGGATCGGGTCAGTGA
- the purE gene encoding 5-(carboxyamino)imidazole ribonucleotide mutase, which yields MTGDERLREEQTGADERTSAAPAPRVGVIMGSDSDWPVMEDAVHALAEFDIPFEVGVVSAHRTPARMLDYAQSAADRGIEVIIAGAGGAAHLPGMVASATPLPVIGVPVPLAKLDGLDSLLSIVQMPAGVPVATVSIGGARNAGLLAVRILGASDAALRRRVEQFQAQLHDTVLQKDAALRDRLLGQ from the coding sequence ATGACGGGCGATGAGCGCTTGCGCGAAGAGCAGACAGGTGCCGATGAGCGCACTTCGGCGGCCCCCGCACCGCGGGTCGGCGTCATCATGGGCAGCGACAGCGACTGGCCGGTGATGGAGGACGCCGTCCACGCGCTGGCCGAATTCGACATACCGTTCGAGGTCGGCGTCGTCTCCGCGCACCGCACCCCGGCCCGCATGCTGGACTACGCGCAAAGCGCGGCCGACCGTGGCATCGAGGTGATCATCGCCGGTGCCGGGGGAGCGGCGCACCTGCCGGGCATGGTGGCTTCGGCAACGCCGCTACCGGTGATCGGCGTGCCGGTGCCGCTGGCCAAGCTGGACGGACTGGACTCGCTGCTGTCGATCGTGCAGATGCCCGCGGGCGTTCCGGTGGCCACCGTGTCGATCGGCGGAGCCCGCAACGCGGGGTTGCTGGCGGTGCGGATCCTGGGTGCGTCCGATGCCGCGCTGCGCCGCCGCGTCGAGCAGTTCCAGGCACAGTTGCATGACACCGTGTTGCAGAAGGATGCGGCGCTGCGCGACCGACTACTCGGGCAGTAA
- a CDS encoding 5-(carboxyamino)imidazole ribonucleotide synthase, producing the protein MSRTPSGPPLVTMIGGGQLARMTHQAAIALGQTLRVLAAAADDPAAQVSPDVVIGAHTDLDALRQAADGADALTFDHEHVPTELLEKLVADGVNVAPPPSALIHAQDKLVMRRRLEALGAPVPRFAAVTEGTDVDAFAERVDAPIVVKTARGGYDGRGVTLARDLADARDAAERHLAAGAEVLVEERVEMARELAALVARSPFGQGAAWPVVQTVQRDGICVEAVAPAPNLSDELKRAATELALRLAEELGVVGVLAVELFETVDGRLLVNELAMRPHNSGHWTMDGARTSQFEQHLRAVLDYPLGDTGPIAPVTVMANVLGAQERPHMGMDERLHHLFARMPDAKVHLYGKQEQPGRKIGHVNIIGAAGGSVDDEAYVADVRERAGRAAHWLSHAEWTDGWDPHDGR; encoded by the coding sequence GTGTCGCGAACCCCGAGCGGCCCTCCGTTGGTCACCATGATCGGCGGCGGGCAACTGGCCAGGATGACCCATCAGGCCGCGATCGCGCTGGGTCAGACGCTGCGGGTGCTGGCCGCGGCGGCTGACGACCCGGCCGCGCAGGTCAGCCCCGATGTGGTGATCGGCGCCCACACCGACCTGGATGCGCTGCGCCAGGCGGCCGACGGCGCCGACGCGCTGACCTTCGACCACGAGCATGTGCCGACCGAGCTGCTGGAGAAGTTGGTGGCCGACGGCGTGAACGTGGCGCCGCCGCCGTCGGCGTTGATCCACGCGCAGGACAAACTCGTGATGCGCCGCCGGCTGGAGGCCCTGGGCGCGCCGGTGCCGCGGTTCGCGGCCGTCACCGAGGGCACCGACGTCGACGCGTTCGCCGAGCGTGTCGACGCCCCGATCGTGGTCAAGACCGCCCGCGGGGGATACGACGGCCGGGGCGTGACGCTGGCGCGCGATCTCGCCGACGCGCGCGACGCCGCAGAACGGCACCTGGCCGCCGGCGCGGAAGTGCTCGTCGAGGAACGGGTCGAGATGGCTCGCGAGCTGGCCGCGCTCGTCGCGCGCTCCCCGTTCGGCCAAGGCGCGGCATGGCCGGTGGTGCAGACCGTGCAACGTGACGGCATCTGCGTGGAGGCCGTCGCACCTGCCCCCAACCTGAGCGACGAACTCAAGAGAGCTGCAACGGAATTAGCGCTCAGGTTGGCCGAGGAACTCGGTGTGGTAGGGGTGTTGGCTGTCGAACTGTTCGAGACCGTCGACGGCAGGCTGCTCGTCAACGAACTCGCGATGCGGCCGCACAACTCCGGGCACTGGACCATGGACGGCGCCCGCACCAGCCAATTCGAACAGCACTTGCGCGCGGTGCTCGACTACCCGCTCGGCGACACCGGCCCCATCGCACCGGTCACGGTGATGGCCAATGTGCTTGGCGCGCAAGAACGCCCGCACATGGGCATGGACGAGCGGCTGCACCACCTGTTCGCGCGGATGCCCGACGCCAAGGTGCACCTCTACGGAAAGCAGGAGCAGCCGGGCCGAAAGATCGGCCATGTCAACATCATCGGCGCAGCCGGTGGTTCGGTCGACGACGAGGCGTACGTCGCCGATGTGCGGGAACGCGCAGGCCGGGCGGCGCACTGGTTGTCGCATGCGGAATGGACGGACGGATGGGACCCACATGACGGGCGATGA
- the rfbD gene encoding dTDP-4-dehydrorhamnose reductase: MSKRNSARIVITGAGGMVGRVLAAQARGDGREVLTLTSSQCDITDAHAPARHIAPGDVVINCAAYTRVDAAETEPQRAHAVNAIGPANLANACVQTGARLIHISTDYVFSGTQRIPYEIDDETGPLSVYARTKLAGEAAVHATMPDAHVVRTAWVYEGGEGGDFAAVMRRSAAGDQQVEVVADQIGSPTYVGDLVDALLQVADGGIDAPLLHAANEGEASRFDQARAVFEALGADPARVLPVGTDRHPRPAPRPPYSALSGRRSAEAGLAPLRPWRDALAAALGAHGSSRRITSTP; the protein is encoded by the coding sequence GTGTCTAAGCGCAACTCGGCCCGAATCGTTATTACCGGTGCCGGCGGTATGGTCGGCCGCGTCTTGGCAGCTCAGGCGCGTGGTGACGGCCGCGAGGTGCTGACGCTGACGTCGTCGCAATGTGACATCACCGACGCGCACGCACCTGCGCGTCACATCGCACCCGGTGACGTGGTGATCAACTGCGCGGCCTACACCCGGGTCGACGCCGCCGAGACCGAACCGCAGCGCGCGCACGCCGTCAACGCCATCGGACCCGCCAACCTCGCCAACGCCTGCGTCCAGACCGGCGCGCGGTTGATCCACATCTCCACCGACTATGTGTTCTCGGGCACCCAGCGGATCCCGTACGAGATCGACGACGAGACCGGCCCGCTGAGCGTGTACGCCCGCACCAAACTGGCCGGTGAGGCGGCGGTACACGCGACCATGCCCGACGCCCACGTGGTCAGAACGGCGTGGGTGTACGAGGGCGGCGAGGGCGGTGACTTCGCGGCCGTCATGCGCCGGTCGGCCGCAGGCGATCAGCAGGTCGAGGTGGTGGCCGACCAGATCGGCTCCCCGACATACGTCGGTGACCTGGTCGATGCCCTGTTGCAGGTCGCCGACGGCGGCATCGACGCGCCGCTTCTGCACGCCGCCAACGAGGGCGAGGCCAGCCGGTTCGATCAGGCGCGGGCCGTGTTCGAGGCGCTCGGCGCCGATCCGGCCCGGGTGCTGCCGGTCGGCACGGACCGACACCCGCGCCCGGCGCCGCGCCCGCCGTACTCGGCGCTGTCCGGACGGCGGTCTGCCGAAGCCGGATTGGCCCCGCTGCGACCGTGGCGAGACGCGCTGGCGGCGGCGCTCGGGGCGCACGGGTCGTCGCGCCGGATAACCTCTACGCCGTGA
- a CDS encoding multicopper oxidase family protein, with translation MLDRRGFLVLSAGLAAGAVGACSTRTPEPASAQQAAATPGFDIAFTPVQTDVDLGGVQVRTWAYGDRLPGPEIRLRKGERLRAQLTNKLPAPTTIHWHGLAIPNDMDGVPVLTQPAVAPGGDFTYEFVVPDAGTYWYHSHEGTQLDRGLYGPLVIEDPADGADYDDELVVVLDDWVDGTGRDPDQVLAELRKAGMPAMPELPDAGITPSTPLGDDGGDVTYPYYLINGRVTTDPQVMDYRAEQRIRLRVINAGSDTAFQLGVPNHRLHVIATDGFAVQPVDTDSVILGMGERVDAIVTLQASAPVIAAAYRKDGYAQLNMRVGDKASAVNTDDYVAALRTKAPLDTATLSAPPELNLPGDPIDQSIDMRLAGPVNGYNWTVNGRQYDPPNAGYPVRPGQRMRIRYVNESKMFHPMHLHGHTFQVMGSGSTPLARKDTVLVAPLRTVEIDFDTDNPGRWITHCHNTYHLEAGMATFIEYT, from the coding sequence GTGCTCGACAGGCGCGGCTTTCTCGTGCTGTCGGCCGGCCTGGCGGCCGGTGCGGTCGGCGCGTGCTCGACGCGTACACCCGAACCGGCGTCGGCCCAGCAGGCGGCAGCCACGCCGGGCTTCGACATCGCGTTCACACCCGTGCAGACCGACGTCGACCTCGGCGGCGTACAGGTACGCACCTGGGCGTACGGTGACCGGCTGCCGGGCCCGGAGATCCGCCTGCGCAAAGGCGAGCGGCTACGGGCCCAGCTGACCAACAAGCTGCCCGCCCCCACCACCATCCACTGGCACGGCCTGGCGATACCCAACGACATGGACGGTGTGCCGGTGCTGACACAGCCCGCGGTGGCTCCCGGCGGTGACTTCACCTACGAGTTCGTCGTACCCGATGCCGGCACCTACTGGTATCACTCCCACGAAGGCACACAACTCGACCGCGGCCTCTACGGCCCCTTGGTCATCGAAGACCCGGCCGACGGCGCCGACTACGACGATGAACTCGTTGTGGTGCTTGATGATTGGGTGGACGGCACCGGCCGCGACCCGGACCAGGTGCTGGCCGAGCTGAGGAAGGCCGGGATGCCGGCCATGCCCGAACTTCCCGACGCGGGCATCACACCGTCGACCCCGCTCGGCGACGACGGCGGCGACGTCACCTACCCGTACTACCTCATCAACGGGCGGGTCACCACCGACCCGCAGGTGATGGATTACCGTGCCGAGCAACGTATCCGGCTGCGCGTCATCAACGCGGGCTCGGACACGGCATTTCAGCTCGGGGTGCCGAACCATCGGCTGCACGTGATCGCCACCGACGGGTTCGCCGTGCAACCGGTCGACACCGATTCGGTGATCCTCGGAATGGGTGAGCGGGTCGATGCGATTGTCACGCTGCAGGCGTCGGCCCCTGTGATCGCGGCGGCGTACCGCAAAGACGGCTACGCGCAACTGAACATGCGCGTCGGCGACAAAGCGAGCGCCGTCAACACCGACGACTACGTCGCCGCGCTGCGCACGAAGGCCCCGCTGGACACGGCGACCCTGAGCGCCCCGCCCGAGCTGAACCTGCCCGGTGACCCCATCGACCAGAGCATCGACATGCGCTTGGCCGGGCCGGTGAACGGCTACAACTGGACGGTCAACGGCAGGCAATACGATCCGCCCAACGCCGGCTACCCGGTGCGCCCCGGCCAGCGCATGCGCATCCGCTACGTCAACGAGTCGAAGATGTTTCACCCGATGCACTTACACGGGCACACATTCCAGGTGATGGGTTCGGGCTCTACTCCGTTGGCCCGCAAGGACACCGTGCTGGTGGCGCCGCTGCGCACCGTCGAGATCGACTTCGACACCGATAACCCCGGCCGGTGGATCACCCACTGCCACAACACGTATCACCTCGAGGCGGGGATGGCCACCTTCATCGAGTACACCTGA
- a CDS encoding TIGR03089 family protein: MSTVSSAILDPLMAADPAGPRITYYDDATGERIELSTATLANWAAKTGNLLRDELGAGPGSRVAVLLPAHWQTAAVLFGIWWIGAEVVLGHGDADVALCTEDRLSDADAAVGVGEIAVLSLDPFGKPVDDLPVGVTDYATAVRVHGDQIVPEARPGVALGGRSVTDVLSDARTSAATQGLTAQDRVLSSASWDTAEALTDHLLAPFAVGASLVQVANPDPAALDRRRQTEKVTRG; encoded by the coding sequence GTGTCCACGGTCAGTTCGGCGATCCTCGATCCGCTGATGGCCGCCGACCCGGCGGGCCCGCGCATCACCTACTACGACGACGCCACCGGTGAGCGCATCGAATTGTCAACGGCGACACTGGCGAACTGGGCCGCCAAGACCGGTAACCTGCTGCGCGACGAGTTGGGCGCCGGGCCGGGCAGCCGGGTCGCGGTGTTGCTGCCCGCGCACTGGCAGACCGCGGCGGTGCTGTTCGGGATCTGGTGGATCGGCGCCGAAGTGGTTCTGGGGCACGGCGACGCGGATGTCGCGCTGTGTACCGAGGACCGGTTGTCGGACGCCGACGCCGCTGTCGGTGTCGGCGAGATCGCGGTGCTGTCGCTGGACCCGTTCGGCAAGCCGGTCGACGACCTGCCGGTCGGGGTGACCGATTACGCCACCGCGGTGCGGGTGCACGGCGACCAGATCGTCCCCGAAGCCCGCCCCGGCGTGGCGCTGGGCGGCCGGTCGGTGACCGACGTGCTCAGCGATGCGCGCACGTCGGCGGCCACGCAGGGGCTGACCGCGCAGGACCGGGTGCTCTCCAGCGCGTCCTGGGACACCGCCGAGGCGCTCACCGATCACCTGCTGGCACCTTTTGCGGTGGGGGCGTCTCTGGTGCAGGTGGCCAACCCGGATCCGGCCGCGCTCGACCGGCGCAGGCAGACCGAGAAGGTCACCAGGGGCTGA
- a CDS encoding biotin--[acetyl-CoA-carboxylase] ligase has translation MTADRVRLDETTLRDSVIGTSPLWRRIDVVAETGSTNADLITRADRGEVIDGAVLIAENQTAGRGRQGRSWSAVPYAQITMSVGVDAASVPSQAWGWLPLATGVAIVDAVADSGVQAGLKWPNDVLAGDGKLAGILAEVAAASQAVVVGIGLNVSLRGDEIGVPGVTSLVDLGVPAPDRQDLLRRVLHELGRRIEAWRRNEGADPALIADYRARSLTLGRPVRAMLPGGREIVGVARDIDDQGRLDIDADGQSTKVSAGDIVHLRPAD, from the coding sequence ATGACTGCTGACCGGGTTCGGCTCGACGAGACGACGTTGCGCGACAGCGTCATCGGCACATCGCCGCTGTGGCGTCGCATTGACGTGGTGGCCGAGACCGGCTCCACCAACGCCGACCTGATCACCCGCGCGGATCGCGGCGAGGTCATCGACGGCGCCGTGCTCATCGCCGAGAACCAGACCGCCGGCCGCGGCAGGCAGGGCCGAAGCTGGTCAGCGGTGCCCTACGCGCAGATCACGATGTCCGTCGGCGTCGACGCCGCCTCGGTGCCCAGCCAGGCCTGGGGGTGGTTGCCGCTGGCGACCGGGGTGGCGATCGTCGACGCGGTCGCCGACAGCGGCGTACAGGCGGGGCTGAAGTGGCCCAACGACGTGCTGGCCGGCGACGGCAAGCTGGCGGGCATCCTCGCCGAGGTGGCCGCGGCCAGCCAGGCGGTGGTGGTCGGCATCGGCCTCAACGTGTCGCTGCGCGGTGACGAGATCGGCGTGCCCGGTGTCACCTCACTGGTCGACCTCGGCGTGCCCGCACCGGACCGCCAGGACCTGCTGCGACGGGTGCTGCACGAACTGGGCCGTCGCATCGAGGCGTGGCGACGCAACGAGGGGGCGGACCCCGCCCTGATCGCCGACTACCGGGCCCGCAGCCTCACCCTGGGCAGGCCGGTGCGCGCGATGCTGCCGGGCGGGCGCGAGATCGTCGGGGTCGCCCGTGACATCGACGACCAGGGCAGGCTCGACATCGACGCCGACGGGCAGTCGACGAAGGTGTCGGCCGGCGACATCGTCCACCTCCGCCCCGCCGACTAG